A stretch of DNA from Catenulispora acidiphila DSM 44928:
GCTCCTGCGCGAGGTGATCGCCGCCCTCACCACCGAAGACCCCGAGCCAAGGCAGCGCCGCACCCTGGAACAAGTCGCGCTGGACAGGCTCCGCACCGTCGACGAACTCCCGTTCCGCCTCCTGTGGCCGCGCGACGACCGCCTCGCCACGATCGCCCGCACCCTCGCCGACAACCCGGCCGACGACCGCACTCTCGCCGCCCTCGGCCGCACCGCCGGCGCCGCCGAACGCACCCTCAGCCGCCTGTTCCGCGCCGAGACCGGCATGACGTTCCCGCAGTGGCGCGCCCAACTCCGCCTCCAACACGCGCTGGCGCTGCTCGCGACCGGCGAGCCGGTGACGACTGTCGCCACCGCCTGCGGATTCGCGACGCCGAGCGCCTTCATCGAGGTGTTCCGCAAAGCGCTGGGAACCACGCCGGGCCGCTACCGCGCCGCGGCGTTCCGCCCCAGCGGCACGAACCGCACCGAAGATCCCTATCCGGACCTTCTCTGATGGCACATCAGCTGACATACTCCGCGCCATGACGCCCAAGGCACTGAAGAGCACGGCCCAGGCACTCGCCCGCCAGCGTTGGTTCGTGGCCGTCGGCAAGCGCACGCTCCCGCACGTGGACCGCGTCCTGTACAAGGCGACGCGCGGGCGCGTCGGCGCGATGAGCCCGTCCGGCCTCACCGGACTCCTGCTCACCACCGTGGGCCGCAAGACCGGCAAGGAGCGCTCCGTCCCGCTGCTCTACGTCGGCCACGAGGGCAAGTACTACCTCACCGGCTCGAACTGGGGTCAGGAGCACCACCCGGTGTGGACGCTGAACCTGATGGCGAACCCCGAGGCGACGCTCACCGTCAAGGGCAAGAAGATCCCGGTCACGGCGCGCCTGTTGGAAGGCGAGGAGCGCACACAGATCTGGCCGGTGCTGACCACGACCTGGCCCAACTTCGACGTCTACACCGAGCGCAGCGGTCGGGAGCTGCGGGTCTTCGAGCTGACGCCGCGCTGAGGGGCCACGAGGTCCACAGAGGTCTACTTCAAAGCAGCAGAGATCTCAGCAGCCGCCTGAATCACCCGCGGCGCCACCTTCGCCGCGTCCAGCGGCGCGAAGGAAACCACCCCGACGCTCGCCTCCAACCCCGGCACGTCCCGGATCGGCGCGGCGATCCCGTGCGCCCCGGCCTGCAACTCGCCCTCGCTCGCCGTGTAGAGCGTCGCAGG
This window harbors:
- a CDS encoding AraC family transcriptional regulator, which codes for MSEIRLVLAGPTRRPLLPGEQVERHDHDVNQLVYPLSGMLEVATSAGVWMVPPHRAAWIPAAVPHAHRAHGHTEMRTLIFAATTNPLHLDRPTVLAVDTLLREVIAALTTEDPEPRQRRTLEQVALDRLRTVDELPFRLLWPRDDRLATIARTLADNPADDRTLAALGRTAGAAERTLSRLFRAETGMTFPQWRAQLRLQHALALLATGEPVTTVATACGFATPSAFIEVFRKALGTTPGRYRAAAFRPSGTNRTEDPYPDLL
- a CDS encoding nitroreductase family deazaflavin-dependent oxidoreductase, which codes for MTPKALKSTAQALARQRWFVAVGKRTLPHVDRVLYKATRGRVGAMSPSGLTGLLLTTVGRKTGKERSVPLLYVGHEGKYYLTGSNWGQEHHPVWTLNLMANPEATLTVKGKKIPVTARLLEGEERTQIWPVLTTTWPNFDVYTERSGRELRVFELTPR